A stretch of DNA from Candidatus Auribacterota bacterium:
GGGTGAACGAGGGCTGGGCGGATTTCGACATCGCGGTCACCACGCCGGATCTGATGAGGGAACTGGGCCGGCTGGGAAAGATCCTCGGACCCCGCGGGCTCATGCCGAGCCCTAAAACCGGAACGGTGACACGGGAGGTCGGGAAGGCGGTCAAGGAACTCAAGGCCGGCAGGATCGAGTTCCGGACGGACAAGGGCGCAAATATCCATGTGCCCATCGGCAAGAGATCATTTGCCGCGACCGCGCTCGTGGATAACGCCCGGGTGGTGATCGAGGGACTGCTCAAAGCGAAATCCCCCACTGTGAAGGGAGTGTATCTCAAGAAGTGCGTGGTATCTTCGACCATGGGCGCGGGGGTGCCGGTGGACATGAAGGAATTTATAACGGTGTAAGAACATAGAAAACAAGACGCGCTTAGCTCGATCGAGATTATCAAGAAACCAGAAACTGCGGTGCACATGAGGCAGGAAAAGAAAAGTATCGTTGACGGGATAAAAAACATGCTCCAGGGGAAAACAATGCTCATCTTGACGGATTACACCGGCCTGAGCTCGAACCAGATGAACGAGCTCCGCTCCCTGATAAAAAAGAACGGATCGGAGTACATGGTCGTCAAGAACAGGCTCTTGAAGCGTGCGTTCAGCGAAGAGATGGTGAGCGCGTTGGGGATGGGGCTCGCCGGACCGACCGCACTCGCGGTGACGAGCGGGGACTGCGCCGCACTCTCAAGGGTTATCGTGAACTTCGCAAGGAAGAACGAGGCGCCGAAGGTGAAGGCCGGTTTTCTCGAAGGCGCACTGTTGACGGCGACCGAGATCGGGGTGATCGCAGCCCTGCCGCCGCGCGATGTGCTGATCGCGATGTTTATCGGCGGGATGCAGAGTCCGCTCTCCGCATTTATCCGTGATCTGGCCGAGCTGACGAGGCGGTTTGTTTCCGTTGTGGATCAGGTGGCCAGGAAGGGCGGCAATATAGTAAGTAGCGAAACAGGCTAAAAGGAGGCACCAATGACAGAGGAAACCAAGAAGGCCGAGAAGAAGGAAGCCGAGCCGAAGAAGCACGAGAAAAAGGGGGAGGGGATGGCCGCGGAACTTTCAGCGGACCTGAAGAGCATTCTCAAGAAGATTGCCGAGCTGAGTCCCGCGGACAAAAAGGTGCTCGGGCTGGAGATCGTCAAGAACCTTACGGTGCTTGAGCTTTGCGAGTGGGTAAAGTCCATGGAGCAGGAGTTTGGCGTGTCGGCGGCAGCCCCGGTAGCCGCCGTCAGTGCCGCCGCCCCCGCCGCCGGTGAGCAGAAGGAGGAGAAGAGCACGTTCAGCGTGATCCTCACCGGAATTGGCGAAAAGAAAATCCAGGTGATCAAAGAGGTCCGCGCGCTCACGAGTCTTGGCCTCAAGGAAGCGAAAGATCTGGTCGAGGGGGCGCCGAAGCCAATCAAGGAGAATGTCTCAAAGGAAGAAGCTGAAGAGATCAGGAAGAAGATGGTGGCCGCAGGCGCCACGGTAGAAATAAAGTAAAAAGGCAAAAGGAAAAAGGCAAAAGTACAAGGCAAAAGGCAAAACGAGAAAGTTTATGGAAGGGGTAGTTGCGCACTTCTTATTTTTGACTTTTGCATTTTGACTTTTGAATTTCTTAGGTGAGGTGCACATGTCATCAAGGGCGAAGGTGGTTGATTATTCCAGGGTGAAAGAAATCGTTGCCATGCCCAATCTGGTCGAGGTGCAGACGCAGTCCTACCAGGATTTTCTCCAGGCTGGCGCGCTCCCGGCCAAGAGAAAGCTCAAGGGGCTCCAGGAGGTCTTCAAGGAAGTCTTTCCGATCAAGAGCTACGATGAAACCTGCTCCCTGGAATTTGTGAGCTACTCGCTCGGTGTTCCGAAATACGATATCATGGAATGCCACAGGAGGGGGCTCACCTATTCGGCGCCTCTCCGCGTGACGCTCCGCCTCCGCGAGAACGGCAACATCAAGGAAGAAACGGTATATTTCGGGAGCATCCCCCTCATGACGGAGCAGGGGACCTTCGTGATCAACGGCGCGGAGCGCGTGATCGTGAGCCAGCTCCACCGCTCGCCGGGAATCTGCTTCGAGCGGACCCCCCACCCGCGTGGCATCCCGAGTTACTGGTTCAGAGTTATCCCCTACCGCGGCTCCTGGCTCGAGGGGGAATTGGACAACAGCGACATCATCTACCTCTACATCGACAGGCGGAGGCGCAGGCGGAAGATACTCGCCACGACGTTATTGCGGGCGACCGGCTATTCCACCGATGAGCAGATACTGGAAGCGCTGCTCGGGAGGGAAGAGATCTCACTCGGGACCGCAGAGAGCAAGGATCCCGTCGACCGGACCGCGATCAAATCAGTCGCTCACCCCGCAACGGGAGAGGCGCTGGTCAATCCCGGCGAGAAACTCACCAAGCAGAAGCTCCAGCTCCTCCGGCAGGCGGGCGTCAAGTCCCTCGTCGTGGCTGCCTCTGACAAGGGGGAGGCGGGCGTGCTGAAGATGCTCCAGCGCGACCCGACAGATTCGCAGGATGAGGCACTCAAGGAAATTTACAAACGGATGCGCCCCGGGGATCCGGCGAATATTTCGAGCGCCCGCACCATGCTCAAGCGGATCTTCTTCGATTCGCGGCACTACGATCTGGGGCGCGTGGGGAGGTTCAAACTCAACAAAAAATTGGGGCTGGAGATCAATGAGCGCACGCTCAAGGTCGGGACGCTCCGGAAGGAAGATATGGTTGAGGCGTGCCGCTATCTCGTCAACCTGCGGCATGGAGAGGGCGGCAGCCTCGATGACATTGACCATCTCGGGAACCGCCGCGCACGCTCGGTGGGGGAACTGCTGCAGAACCAGTGCCGCATTGGACTCGCGCGCATGGAGCGGCTCACCAAGGAGCGCATGAACCTGTACGACATGAGCGCCGAGACGGTGACCCCCCATCGACTGATCAACCCCAAGGCGTTCACGAGCGTGATCAGGGATTTCTTCGGGCGGAGCCAGCTCTCGCAGTTCATGGATCAAACCAATCCGCTGGCCGAGCTCACGCATAAGCGGAGGCTCTCAGCGCTCGGTCCCGGCGGCTTGAGCCGCGAGCGCGCGGGGTTCGAGGTCCGCGATGTGCACCCGAGTCACTACGGCCGCATCTGCCCCGTAGAGACGCCGGAAGGCCCCAATATCGGTTTGATCTCCTCCCTGAGCACCTACGCCCGCGTGAACGAGTACGGTTTCCTGGAGACACCGTATCGCAAGGTGGTCAACGGGAAGGCGACCGACGAGGTGGTGTGTCTCACCGCGGATGAGGAGGAGCAGTACATTATCGCCCAGGCGAATGCACAGATGGACGAGAAGGGCCGCCTCCTGGAGGCAAAGGTTTCGGCCCGCTACAAGGGCGACTTCATCTACGTGCCTCCGGGCGAGATTCACTTCATCGATGTGTCCCCGAAGCAGCTCGTGAGCGTGGCGGCGGGGCTCATTCCCTTCCTCGAGCACAACGACGCGAACAGGGCGTTGATGGGATCGAACATGCAGCGGCAGGCGGTCCCCCTGCTCATGCCCGAGGCCCCCATTATCATGACCGGCCTTGAGTCTCAGGTCGCGAGGGACGTCGGTGTGATGACGCTCGCTCAGGCCCCCGGCGAGGTGGAGTACGTGGACAGCGATAAGATCGTGGTGGGTGGGGGGACGTATCGCCTCATCAAATATTTCCGCTCGAACGCGGGCACCTGCATCAATCAGCGGCCGATCGTCAAGGCGGGAGACCGCGTGAAGAAGGGCGACGTCCTCGCTGATGGCCCCGCGACAAAGGAGGGCAACCTGGCCCTCGGGCGCAACGTGCTCGTCGCGTTCATGCCGTGGGGGGGATATAACTTCGAGGACGCCATCCTCATCAGCGAGGAGGTCGTTAAGAACGACATCTACACGTCAATCCATATAGAGGAGTTCGAAATCGGCGCCAGGGATACGAAGCTGGGACGTGAAGAAATCACCCGTGATATCCCCAACGTCGGCGAAGATGCGCTCAAGAACCTCGGCGAGGACGGAATCGTCCGCCTGGGGGCGGAGGTGAAGGCGGGTGACATACTCGTGGGGAAGATCACGCCGAAGAGCGAGACCGAGCTATCTCCCGAGGAACGCCTCCTGCGTGCGATCTTCGGAGAGAAGGCCGCGGATGTGCGCGATGCCTCGCTCACGGTGCCGTCCGGCACGGAGGGTATCGTGATGGACGTGAAGGTGTTTTCCAGGAAAGACGCGGCGCAGACCGACGAGGAGCGCCTGGAGGAGAAGCGGAAGGTGAAGCTGATCGCCGAGGAATTTAAAAAGCGCATCGCGAAAATCAAGAGCGAGCAAGAACAGCGGCTGACCGAGCTCCTCATGGGGAGAATCATGGAGACGGAGGTCATCAATCTACAGACCGGGGAGGTGATCATCCCCCCGGGGAAGAAGATCAGCAAGGCGCAGATCCAGCAGATCCAGGAAGTTGATTTCAACGATATCGAGACCGAGGACGAGCGGCTCGGGCTCGACATAAAGAGGATCCTCATGGAATTCGGCCACGCGATCGAAGAGGCCGAGATGGCGGAGAACCGCGCGATCGAAAAGTTCAAGCGAGGAGATGAGCTCGACCCCGGGTTGATCAAACAGGTGAAGGTGTATGTGGCGAGCAAGCGCACGCTCCAGGTTGGAGACAAAATGGCCGGCCGGCATGGGAACAAGGGAGTCATCGCCAAGATCCTTCCGGAAGAGGACATGCCGTTCCTGGCGGACGGCACGCCGGTGGGCATGGTGCTCAACCCGCTCGGGGTCCCCTCGAGGATGAACGTCGGCCAGCTTCTCGAAACGCACCTTGGCTGGGCCGCGAAGGTGCTGGGGCTCACCATTGTCACCCCCGTGTTTAACGGGATCAGAGAGGGACAGATCAAGGAGCTCATGAAACAGGCCGCCCTCCCCGCCAGCGGCAAGGCAGTCCTCTGCGACGGCCGCACGGGAGATCGGTTTGAGCAGGAGGTGACCGTGGGGTACCTCTACATGCTGAAGCTCTCACACCTCGTGGCGGATAAGATTCACGCGAGGGCGACTGGTCCCTACTCGCTCGTGACGCAGCAGCCGCTCGGCGGGAAAGCGCAGTTCGGCGGACAGCGCTTCGGGGAGATGGAGGTCTGGGCGCTGGAGGCCTATGGGGCCGCGTACGCGCTCCAGGAACTCCTCACGGTGAAAAGCGATGACGTGGTCGGGAGGACCAAGATATACGAATCCATCGTCAAGGGGCAGAACACGCTCGAGGCGGGCACGCCCGAGTCGTTCAATGTGCTCATCAAGGAGATGCAGAGTTTGTGCCTGGATGTGAGGACGGAGAGAGGATAGCAGCAGGAAGGCAAAAGTAAAAAGGGAAAAGGAAAAACCACAGGTAAAAACTCAAAAGTGCTTTGGCTTTTGAATTTTGGTTTTACCTTTTTCGTTTTGACTTTTTACTTATTTAAGGTAGGGGGCTTCATTTTGACAGACCAAAAGGTTGCAAAGGCATTCCTGGGATTAGAGGGGGGCGAGCGCGCCTTCGATAAGGTGACCATCAAGATTGCTTCTCCGGAGGTCATACGCTCATGGTCAAAGGGCGAGGTGAAGAACCCTGAGACGATTAACTACCGCACCTTCAAACCGGAGAAGGGTGGCCTCTTCTGCGAGAGAATATTCGGCCCGACCCGTGACTGGGAGTGCAGCTGCGGTAAGTACAAGCGGATCAAGCACAAGGGAGTGGTGTGCGACCGCTGCGGCGTGGAGGTCACGCAGTCGAAGGTGAGACGGGAGCGGATGGGGCACATCGAGCTCGCCGTGCCCGTGTCGCATATCTGGTTTTTTAAAACACAGCCGAGCCGCATCGGCAACATACTGGATCTGTCAACATCAGAGCTCGAGCGGGTCTTCTACTATGAAGATTACGTCGTGATCAACCCCGGGGACACGCCGCTCTCCAAGAAGCAGCTTGTGAGCGAGGATGAATACCATAAGTACGTGAAGGAGTATGGTAAGCGATTCAAGGCGGGGATGGGCGCAGAGGCGATCCGCGAGCTCCTGAAGATCGAAGATCTCGATGCCCTCTCGGCGGATCTCCACAGGAGAATGGGAAAGACGAGTTCGAAGCAGACCAAGAAGAAACTCAGCAAGAGGCTGCAGATTGTCGAGGGGATGAAGCGGTCGGGCAACAGGCCCGAGTGGATGGTCCTGGGTGTCATCCCGGTAATCCCGCCTGACCTGAGGCCCCTCGTCCCGCTCGAGGGCGGACGGTTTGCCACCTCTGACCTGAATGACCTCTACCGCAGGGTGATCAACCGCAACAACAGGCTCAAGGCCATCCTTGAGCTCAAAACCCCAGAGGTGATCATACGCAATGAGAAGAGGATGCTCCAGGAGGCAGTTGATGCCCTCCTCGATAACGGGCGACACGGCCGCCCCATTGTGGGTGCGGGCAACCGGCCGCTCAAATCCCTGAGTGATATGCTCAAGGGGAAGCAGGGGCGCTTCAGACAGAATCTGCTCGGGAAACGCGTGGACTATTCGGGGCGCTCGGTCATTGTGGTCGGTCCCGAGCTCAAGCTGCACCAGTGCGGTTTGCCCAAGAAGATGGCGCTGGAGCTCTTCGAGCCGTTCATCATCCGTGAGCTCAAAAACAGGGGGAGCGTGCACACGATACGCAGCGCGAAAAAAATGATCGAGAACGAGGCCCCCGAGGTGTGGGATATCCTCGAACAGGTCACCAAGGGGCACCCGGTCATGCTCAACCGTGCCCCCACGCTCCACCGCCTGGGCATCCAGGCGTTTGAGCCCGTGCTCATCGAGGGGAAGGCGATACGCATCCATCCGCTCGTCTGCTCTGCGTTCAACGCTGATTTCGATGGGGACCAGATGGCGGTCCATATACCGCTCTCGGTCGAGGCCCAGCTCGAGGCGAAACTGCTCATGCTCGCTCCGCACAACATATTCTCCCCCTCGAGCGGCAAGCCGATCGACACCCCCACGCAGGATATCGCCCTCGGCTGCTACTATGTGACGCGGGAGGTATTCACCGAGTCAAAGCCGCGGATTACCTTCTCTGACGGGGACGAGGTGATGCTCGCCTACGACTCCGGTGTGATCATGCTCCATGAGAAGGCGCGCGTCCGCATCGACGGGAGGCTGATCGAGACCACCGCGGGGCGGGTGATGTTTAATCGGCTGCTGCCGCCGGAGATCGGCTTCATCAATGAGGAGCTCAACAAGAAGAAGCTCTCAGGGGTCGTCCTGGACTGCTATCGCGCAGTGGGCAAGGCCAGGACCGTGGAGATACTGGACAGGATGAAGGATATGGGCTTCAGGGAGGCCACGCGCGCCGGGATCTCCATCGCGAGCGATGATATGCTGATCCCGCCCGAGAAGGGGAAGTTCCTGGATGAGGCCAACCGGCAGATTCAGGAGGTCGAGCGGCAGTACCGGAGCGGCAGCATTACCGATGGGGAACGCTACAACAAGATTGTTGACATCTGGACCCACACCACCGACAACATCTCCGAGGCCATGTACAGGGGCCTCGCGAGCTCAGTGGGCGCGAAGGGGATGAATCCCATCTTTATGATGGTTGACTCCGGAGCCCGCGGCAGCAAGCAGCAGATCAGGCAGCTCGCGGGGATGCGCGGGCTGATGGCAAAGCCATCTGGCGAAATCATTGAATCCCCGATCACCT
This window harbors:
- the rplA gene encoding 50S ribosomal protein L1, encoding MKKKSKRYRQGAEKIKAGALYPLQEAIALLKELPPAKFDETVELTVNLGIDSKQTDQLVRGTVALPHGTGKKVRVAVFAKGAQADEAKAAGADVVGHEDLIKRVNEGWADFDIAVTTPDLMRELGRLGKILGPRGLMPSPKTGTVTREVGKAVKELKAGRIEFRTDKGANIHVPIGKRSFAATALVDNARVVIEGLLKAKSPTVKGVYLKKCVVSSTMGAGVPVDMKEFITV
- the rplJ gene encoding 50S ribosomal protein L10, translating into MRQEKKSIVDGIKNMLQGKTMLILTDYTGLSSNQMNELRSLIKKNGSEYMVVKNRLLKRAFSEEMVSALGMGLAGPTALAVTSGDCAALSRVIVNFARKNEAPKVKAGFLEGALLTATEIGVIAALPPRDVLIAMFIGGMQSPLSAFIRDLAELTRRFVSVVDQVARKGGNIVSSETG
- the rplL gene encoding 50S ribosomal protein L7/L12, whose protein sequence is MLGLEIVKNLTVLELCEWVKSMEQEFGVSAAAPVAAVSAAAPAAGEQKEEKSTFSVILTGIGEKKIQVIKEVRALTSLGLKEAKDLVEGAPKPIKENVSKEEAEEIRKKMVAAGATVEIK
- the rpoB gene encoding DNA-directed RNA polymerase subunit beta, producing the protein MSSRAKVVDYSRVKEIVAMPNLVEVQTQSYQDFLQAGALPAKRKLKGLQEVFKEVFPIKSYDETCSLEFVSYSLGVPKYDIMECHRRGLTYSAPLRVTLRLRENGNIKEETVYFGSIPLMTEQGTFVINGAERVIVSQLHRSPGICFERTPHPRGIPSYWFRVIPYRGSWLEGELDNSDIIYLYIDRRRRRRKILATTLLRATGYSTDEQILEALLGREEISLGTAESKDPVDRTAIKSVAHPATGEALVNPGEKLTKQKLQLLRQAGVKSLVVAASDKGEAGVLKMLQRDPTDSQDEALKEIYKRMRPGDPANISSARTMLKRIFFDSRHYDLGRVGRFKLNKKLGLEINERTLKVGTLRKEDMVEACRYLVNLRHGEGGSLDDIDHLGNRRARSVGELLQNQCRIGLARMERLTKERMNLYDMSAETVTPHRLINPKAFTSVIRDFFGRSQLSQFMDQTNPLAELTHKRRLSALGPGGLSRERAGFEVRDVHPSHYGRICPVETPEGPNIGLISSLSTYARVNEYGFLETPYRKVVNGKATDEVVCLTADEEEQYIIAQANAQMDEKGRLLEAKVSARYKGDFIYVPPGEIHFIDVSPKQLVSVAAGLIPFLEHNDANRALMGSNMQRQAVPLLMPEAPIIMTGLESQVARDVGVMTLAQAPGEVEYVDSDKIVVGGGTYRLIKYFRSNAGTCINQRPIVKAGDRVKKGDVLADGPATKEGNLALGRNVLVAFMPWGGYNFEDAILISEEVVKNDIYTSIHIEEFEIGARDTKLGREEITRDIPNVGEDALKNLGEDGIVRLGAEVKAGDILVGKITPKSETELSPEERLLRAIFGEKAADVRDASLTVPSGTEGIVMDVKVFSRKDAAQTDEERLEEKRKVKLIAEEFKKRIAKIKSEQEQRLTELLMGRIMETEVINLQTGEVIIPPGKKISKAQIQQIQEVDFNDIETEDERLGLDIKRILMEFGHAIEEAEMAENRAIEKFKRGDELDPGLIKQVKVYVASKRTLQVGDKMAGRHGNKGVIAKILPEEDMPFLADGTPVGMVLNPLGVPSRMNVGQLLETHLGWAAKVLGLTIVTPVFNGIREGQIKELMKQAALPASGKAVLCDGRTGDRFEQEVTVGYLYMLKLSHLVADKIHARATGPYSLVTQQPLGGKAQFGGQRFGEMEVWALEAYGAAYALQELLTVKSDDVVGRTKIYESIVKGQNTLEAGTPESFNVLIKEMQSLCLDVRTERG
- the rpoC gene encoding DNA-directed RNA polymerase subunit beta', which encodes MTDQKVAKAFLGLEGGERAFDKVTIKIASPEVIRSWSKGEVKNPETINYRTFKPEKGGLFCERIFGPTRDWECSCGKYKRIKHKGVVCDRCGVEVTQSKVRRERMGHIELAVPVSHIWFFKTQPSRIGNILDLSTSELERVFYYEDYVVINPGDTPLSKKQLVSEDEYHKYVKEYGKRFKAGMGAEAIRELLKIEDLDALSADLHRRMGKTSSKQTKKKLSKRLQIVEGMKRSGNRPEWMVLGVIPVIPPDLRPLVPLEGGRFATSDLNDLYRRVINRNNRLKAILELKTPEVIIRNEKRMLQEAVDALLDNGRHGRPIVGAGNRPLKSLSDMLKGKQGRFRQNLLGKRVDYSGRSVIVVGPELKLHQCGLPKKMALELFEPFIIRELKNRGSVHTIRSAKKMIENEAPEVWDILEQVTKGHPVMLNRAPTLHRLGIQAFEPVLIEGKAIRIHPLVCSAFNADFDGDQMAVHIPLSVEAQLEAKLLMLAPHNIFSPSSGKPIDTPTQDIALGCYYVTREVFTESKPRITFSDGDEVMLAYDSGVIMLHEKARVRIDGRLIETTAGRVMFNRLLPPEIGFINEELNKKKLSGVVLDCYRAVGKARTVEILDRMKDMGFREATRAGISIASDDMLIPPEKGKFLDEANRQIQEVERQYRSGSITDGERYNKIVDIWTHTTDNISEAMYRGLASSVGAKGMNPIFMMVDSGARGSKQQIRQLAGMRGLMAKPSGEIIESPITSNFREGLSVLEYFISTHGARKGLADTALKTADSGYLTRRLVDVAQDVIVTEDDCGTLNGITIKEIHEGEDVVVSLKERIVGRTSLEDIVEPVSREVLIRANEEVSEALADRIDAMGVEQIKIRSVLTCESKSGVCRKCYGYDLANGREVELGTAVGIIAAQSIGEPGTQLTMRTFHIGGTASQIFKQPQIAAKADGILKSHNLKVVLSKEQTRIVVNKNGTIRIHEIIQDSQGNIREGRELESYTVPVGAVLGRGDGEKVRKGEVFIRWDPYNTPILTEKDGLVEFIDIQEGVTMRKEADESTGLIGRVIIEHKENLHPQIVITSKDRKEVLGYYTIPPGAHIMVDEGDFVTQGSLIAKSPRKISKTKDITGGLPRVAELFEARRPKDAAEIAKIDGIVEFRGTFKGRRRLVVRNEITGVEEEHLIPFGKHLVVYKGDQVAKGQQLTEGPIVPQELLQVCGPKELQEYLVNQVQEVYRLQGVEINDKHIEVIIRQMLRKVRIVDPGDSEFLFGEHMDKHIFERENERLLKKDKKPAEASPLLLGITKASLGTESFISAASFQETTRVLTHAAATGRTDVLHGFKENVIMGHLIPAGTAFKTYRQIDVIPLVEAKTADRILGGAVPEQAPAEKAAATEARPAATGQKKKAPKEKKKSAKKKKGK